Genomic DNA from Solanum dulcamara chromosome 4, daSolDulc1.2, whole genome shotgun sequence:
TTGGAACTTACTACAAATATAAAGTCAGTACAAGTGATTCAACATTTTATTTCTTGTCGAAATTGTATTGATTCATGTATGACGGGTATTTCATCTCTTGTGCCTTTTTGTTTGAATAGTAATAATTTAAGTGCCGCCACCACAGATTGGAATTTGAACTAGCTATTTATATTGACTACTCAAAGTTAAAATGAAATCATGATGACTCTCGTGAAGTTTTTGTAGTCTTTTGTATCAACTTTTGAAGAGACAAGAAAGGTGTACCAAATAAACATCACAATATTGACAATTGACCAACACATTTTGATAATCCTTCATGAGAGATCTCGAGTTCGAACTTTGAGTGTGGATAAAATCCTATTGAGAGCGTCACTCCTGAATAAGCCCTGCAATGTGCGATTTAAATTTAGTCAGAATTCCACAAACTTTAAACACCGAATGAAAAACCCCAAAAAGAGAAAGACTCACTCATTTTGAAGTTGCATGCTAGCAAATTTAGGgtcaattctttttttttttcaaaaccttgAACACCCCCCGCCCCCTAACTCCACCCCACccaacaaaaacaaacaaaaaaaaagacccCACAAATATATATGccaaaaatttaagaatatGAAATAGGGCACGCACTCTCATACAAGAAGACCGATCGGTCAACCGAGTACCGACTAATGACAAGCCATAACTATGAAGGCCAAACCAATGAGTAATTAGGAAGGAAAGTTAAGCTAATCAAAATTGTTCTTCGGtaagttttaacttttatacATTtgacaataaatatttttatatactatcAAATTCTTTAAATAATACGAAAAAACTTCACATCAAGTAAATTAATAATCTAAAAATAAgacatataatataatgtaataaCTAATTGCAATAAACTACATTGATAATATAggtaaaatatacaaaattaaTGTCTATGATCGTTAAAATATAAGGGTCTGGCCTAGTGATATATGACATCATTTGAAAATTCTAAGGTCTTGGGTTCAAAATTTGCGAAAACAAAAAAATTCTAGATAATTTATTCTCAAATATGCAAGTCTTGGCTATACAGATAGCAAATACCATGTAAATTAGTTGAAGTATGCGAGCTGATTGTAACATTACGATTATATAAAAACTTGTCCGCATTATGAATGCGCGTTTGTGTGGGCTCTTGATTAGATGACCATTTGTAGATAAGCAAAGGTTTAACATTTCTTGAAGACCCATTAAAAGAGACAAATAGTTGTCCTTGACGATGACTTATCCACTTTTGAATGTGAACCCAGGAATCTATTGATTCTTTGTGGAAAATTCATTTCccagaaagaaaagaagagaaaagaagtaAGCAATCCATTTGGTTCACCAattagcttttttttttttggtacacTATCATAGTGCAGACTCTTTCTCTTTTGCTTTCTAAAACGTTGTTATTAATTAAGGTACTTATTATTGCATTATACTATACTTTACTAAACGTTCTTTTTGTTTGACgagttttttattaaaaatttaaaataatttcaatcGTAGCTAATTTCATGATTAATCTATCTAAAAGTACGAGAAGATGGAAACAAATATAATCATGAGTAATATTTTTAGCAATTCTCAAAAGGTTCATGTGTCCTGCaccaattttaagaaattttttaaaataataagtaaatacTAGTTAAGTGATCATACGAAAAATGAATGTAATCATTTAACTACATACATGATGTAGATTTGGTTGTGTTTTATTAGTACGTGCTTTAAAATGATTAGAAACAAATTTGACAGTGGGATTCTGATGGAGGTTATAGTGGTGGAAGTTGACTTTTGTTTACAACCAGAAATATAAAAGAATGGaccaaaggaaaaaagaatgaGACACAAAGGACATTATATGCAACTTGGatggtttttttttctctcaaactgTTATATGGTAATAATCTAATTAAAATCTCCAGAAAATTAACGACCTTCCAATGATCagtatcaatttttttttaaagtgacTCGTGGCACGGTGGCAGTATTCAAATCATTAAGTTTCAAATATTCAATCAACGTGGCTATATGCCTTAATTTGTATTGTTTAATTTACCAAAAAAGGTCAATTTCAATTATGCGATGAATAGcgagaatttttttttccttttatcaaAGAAGAATAAATAATGCAGAGCTGCAGAATTGATCAATGCAACTCCAAAAAtaagagggaaaaaaaagagttttaaaatatttatctaaattctcatattattttttttaaaataaaagtttttaCTTGGACATGTTACTTCCTGATCCAAACCCAAAATCCACGATTTTGAGACACAACACATAATCCGACATGACACATAATCCGACATGACGCTATGACTGTCCGATGTGATCTTCACACAACTTCAAATTAAAGAACCAATTAAAATATTACAATAACATTGTTTTTTTGGGgggagaggggggggggggggggcaataTAATATGAAAAGAACTTATTCAAGCAAATGAATATAAGACATACGTGTTACATATAATTTTAAGCATgactaaattatgtatttttttaatgaatgtgTGACACACTTATAactaaattatttgattaatataaatattgcaTCCAAATAAGTATTTTCTATTAGCTTATTTAAGAGTGTTTGCTTTAGGTTCTTCCTCTGATATCTATATTGACATCTGATTAATTTGAATTCGCGTTCCATAGAAATCATTCGAGAAAAGCACTTAATACATACTCAAAATTTGAAATCGAGACCTTTAATTAAAGAATGAGCAACCTAATCCATTATTAGCATCTCTAAGAATACTAATCGGCATGTAAGAAAAATGACAGTGACCTAAACGTTCCCCAAAAGACACCTTATTTTGCTCCCATTCTGTTAATTAGGCAAACCTGATTTTACAACCTTTAGGAACAGACTAATGACCATGCTTTCTTTCTACAAATGATAAAAATGTTAATACTGTTTTTGGTCCCTCAATTATTCATACAAATTTCAGGCCTTATAATATCTGATTATTAAGCATATTAACTTTTAACTAGTTGGACGGCATTTTTGTAAACGTTCGACTACTTAATTAATCGGGTGCAATGTTGAGTTTGTATTGTTATTTCATATCTTGaaataatattatgatatatcacAATTTTTTTCACATTAATTGACCAAAAATACATGTTTTTACTAACTGAAAAGTATACCATATATCACAATGTCCTACTCATGACTACCAAACCATGAAATGTTTATTTCCATTAAGTCATGTTTAAACCAAACTACATTAATTTATCAAAGAAATTTATAAAAGGGAGGTAAACTTTTTTACTATTTAAGAATATGATTAATCGAtaaaagtttatataaaaaCACTTGTCATATATTTCTTGGATTAGAGTAAATACTAGAATTTGCAAGTTTGTCCGCCAAACCATTATGACCTTTCTCCCACCACTCCAGCAAATaaatattctaaaaaaaaattaataatgcaGGAGCAATTTTAATATTAGTACTCAAAATAAggtacaaataacaaataatcacaagtacATTCATTAAAATCTTAAGTTACTTCTTGCAAAATAAAATATCCTTATAATCCATTAATGAAACTCTTTTGGTAACTTGTATACCTAATAGAAAACTTAaactttatttaattattaaaagaTGTTATATAAAActagaaataattatttatgaaaaaagaaatatcgAAAGCACATAATTAAAAAGGTTTTTGTCCAACAAAGAAAAGGAACCCTGGTCCATTTTTAATTGTGTTCTCATGAATGTGACACAACAAAACTTCTCTACACATAAAACTAAAGTATCCTTTGAAGTTTCTCTCACTAGAACCTGCATGAACCAGATACTTTGGGTCATGCCAAACCAAACAAGCAATATTCTTTCAGTAAAACAATGGTGTTTTTGCCAACTTTCTCTCTCTCCTCTTTCACATAATATTCCCCTTAGGGAAAAAGGGTATTTCAATCAAATTGTTAAATAAGACACTAAATTAGAGTGTAAGTTCTACTCATATAAACTAAGTTAAAATTTTAACCTTGTGAATTAACCATTCTTGAATAATGATATCAAGTGTCATAATTTAAACTAAAACTATTGCATTTAACCCCAGTCCTGCCAGACTATTTGTTAATGAAATTGATAACATCGAATATAAGATAAATTATCCGCTATAACAAGTTAAATAACATTGATGGTTGTAAAAAGTGTGAAAATTGTGTTCAAGGATAATATAGTCAAAGTAACAAATTTGAGCCCTATTGGGTCAAATGTGAACCATTGAGTATTCAGAAAAAGTATTTCAGATCTGTAAGGTTCTAACTATTGAATATCAGACGAGTGTTGGAAAGTCAGACAGTGACACAGGGAACAACAACAAATGTATTTATAAGAGTGAGACACAGaagaggaagggaaaaaagaatTAGCTGCTGGTTCTCCTAGAGCACACAGGTGGGATTTAATTTAAAgtataaattttcaaataatttaaagaaaatacaattagaaggaaaaataaaatagtaattgaagaaaagaaaaagaaagatacAAAAGCGGTTGTTTAACAAGTCGAGTAGTTGAACACCTCTGCCATTAACCAGTAAGTTGAGAATTTAAATAACGAGACAAGTGAAAATACTATTAATGGTCGGAGTTGTCTTGAATTCAACAGGTGGAACACTATTTAGGCCATTAGCAGCAATTCAAACAGACACCATTAACTACAGTAGCTgctgtttttaaattttttaaagtcCACATTGTTGGTAAGCTAAACAAAAAATATGTGATAATATTTAACTAAAGTGAAGAAAGTGATCTTGATTGTCTCCTCTATCAGTAAAATCAGCTGTTACATTCAACATTAACAGAACAATCTCAACAGTAAATATGAATTACAGTCAAAACTATTGAATGAGTAAAAGCTAACCCAACTTCCccaagaaaattttaacttAGATCCATAATCCCCTGATCCCTTTTCCTAAAGCCTCtaaaaattaagaagaaaaaaaaaagaccaaaactTTACCTCTGATTCTTGATGGGGTTGACAAATTCAGCATCAGAAACTGCAGAAACTTCAACTTGGCTAATAATTTCATCATCATCTTCCATTGGAGGAGGAAAATTAAGATCTATTAAACTTGTTCCACCAGTTCTTGAAAGTTCTAATTTTGTAGACGAAACATCAGTagcaggaggaggaggaggaggaagaacaTTAACACTTGTTGTAACCGCAGCACCAATAGTATGTGATCTCTTGTGTCCACCTAAAGCTTGCCCTGATGAAAAAACTCTGCAACAAACAGGACATTCATGTATTTTCTCTTCAACTACTACATTATTATTCCTTCCACTTTCCACAACTTCATTTGATACTTTAATCTTCTTGTGACTTGCTCTGTGTCCTCCTAATGCTTGATAAGACCGGAAAACTTTGTTACATGTTTCACATCTATACTTACCTCTTCCTCTAGTCTTTGTAGTTACTTTAACTTGTACTCCTTCTGCAGAATCCTCGGAATTTTCCTCTTTAAATTCTTcgtcttcttcatcatcatcatcatcagagTAGCAATCAGCTTGTTCTTTTTTAATCCATTTATCTCTAGATAACATCATCAAGCAATGTGCTACATCTTCTTCTGGTGAATTCTCTGAAATTGAACTCACCGGCTCTGTTTCAACCACTGATGAGTAATACTCTGTTATCTTCACAAAATTGGGTTTTCTTGATTTCCTTACCCTTTTGGATCTTTTGAAACGAGTTGGGTTTTTCGATGACTCGGTCTCGCTCTCCTTATCTGGAAGAACAACAACCGATTCATCACCATCACCATCATCCGCAACAACAGCATCATCTAAATTCAAGATTTTGCCTTCTTCTTCAGAGTACCACGAAGATGATGGAATTGACTCTGTTTCATCAttaatctttttttcttctatatgTAAATTCATCATATGAGATCTCATATGCCCACCTAAAGCTCTTCCATTAGCAAACTTTCTTGAACACAGCTTACATGTCTTGTGTTTctccatatattttttttccttcctccaCTGTGTGTTTTTTTTTGGAGAGAGTGGAAGGAAGCTATAAAAAGGAGTAGGTAACAAGCATTCCTCCACCAACAGATATATACAAATGGAAATAGTTTTAAAGACACTCTAAAACAAatcttatttttgatatttgtttAAATGGGATTAATTAGGAGTAAATTAATTTTACTTAAAACGGCAAAAGGTAATTAATAGAGAGGAAAAAGGAGAAAAGTTTAATTAAAGCGTATGCATGAAGGCAAAAGAGAGTGAATGGGAAGGACATGTAACATGCGACTTTTGCATTTATTTCCATCCCATCTCTACATTTCCTAAACTACCccttaaacttttttttttccttatttgatGTGTGTTTtcccaaaatataaattttcaacAATAAGGAGTTTCCTTTGGTTAGTGGATATTCCGGATTAAATTTgagattaaaaatttatatattgtttggttgaaaatataaatttattcatTAATTCTGAATATCATGTGAAAtgaattaattcaaaaattataatttctaaataactTAATTTGCGAACtaaataatttcttattttattaacaGAGTAGTAATACATAAGTTTATAGTCCAAAAATGTTTCACTTTATGTGACAATGTTTAGAgtcaaaattgactaattctaTGTGGTGAATTTGACCATGTCATCTTcaagttttttctaaaaataaatttttgcatatttagaaattatataaaaggtaattttaagtcataatatttaataatttgaaaatattagagaaattttgaaaaatatatggtcaaagaaaaatttatttgactcttcaaaaagtaaataataaagTGAAATAGGTAAGAGAGTAAATAATAAATACTAATAAACTGTCATCGTAAATTAGTTAAtcaaattctaaaaatttatcttattttaagatatttctATCAAACTTATATGAAGTGTTACATATTTCTATACACTAACTTAATTTATaatgtaaaaaattatatgaattgTCAATATACAAAACTTAAAACTCATCGCAATAGGAAGGTCAATTACCTGTTAAAAGTTACATCaaaagtgtaattttttttgctGTTAGTTTATAAAACTTAAATTCATGTGCTTTTCATATTAGTGGACAAGATAGGGCAAAATGGGAACAAGATATATAGGAGGTTCCTAGAATAAACTAGTTTAACCTTTACTTAAATCAGTCAATAAAACTGTTGAGTTGTTGTAACGATGgatcaataataaaataataaatatgtggACCAAAAGGCCCtttctattttttgtttttgtataatataaaaAGAGCTTTACGGATTAATCTAGCAAGCTAaagcaaaataaaaattgaCAGACCAATAAGAATTATTTAATACAACGGAAATTATTCTAttctataattaattttaagacATATTTCTTACCCTCCATTTTCTTAAAGAATAATTACGCCACATGGTCAttcgacaaaaataattaaaaaaaaatgatcattcGTTGTATAGGCATGTATAGTCAATGTATTTTTCATGTATAGTCAagctatattcagtttttgagtgtatcataatgtatattcagtgtatagctcatgtataaataatataaataaaacatgactatatttgttgtaaactaattagtttattgtatatatttgaagcTGTCCCTTTTCTTAAATCTACATATTatgtagttattttttttacgaaaaaaatagatatttgaAGGGACGAGATAAttggaaataaataaataaattccaaTATAAGGGCTAGGAGAAATGGAAGATTTTGGGATGGTACTGGCTAGACATATTAAAAGTGTGCAAGCTTAATTAAATCAACTTGTaaattttcattctttttttaattttatttttattagttggaaggaaaataattaatgttgtgATTAATAAAGAGTTGCTATTtgaggaaaaaataattaaacccTTTAATTAAGGATCTTGAGTTGAATTGTCTTAATGGGGAAATGAATGGTGAGGAACTAACTTGTTGTCCCCCTTTTTTCCATTAAGAAATGGAGTTTTTAAGGGAAGTAAGTGCCGTTTTATTAGGGCAAAAAATAACGGACCCACTTCAACATGCTTAATTTTCAATTAGTTATCGTAAATGTAATTATGTTTTCTTAATTTGACTAtagcataaaaataaaaataaaataaaatctgcATATATTCTATTACTTTTAGACCCAACATATGATATTACAGtagagttgttgttgttgtttggtactcatcgAAAGAGAATTTTAACAAAAAGAGGCAATAAATCGCATAAATGTTTTGTCGGGGGGTAAAGTTATCACCACATAAACCTAGTGGGTCTTTATGTCAAAAGGATAATTCCAAAAGTTCCCCTGGGGTTTATGCTTGTTGCACTTGTGTATCTTAATAGCTTCAAAGCCTTCAAATACTACAATTGAATCACTCATCCAATCtctcatttttatttcttttaagcATTTAGTAGGcatttgaaattatgatttcaatcaACATTTGAATTTGTGATTTgagatcataattttatatttcaaattcttCAGAAagtatgatttgagattttaaattttgattttaattttttttaaaatataaaacttgactCATAaggttatattttatataaaaaaagacccacaattttaaattttgtaacaaaaaaaaagacttaTATTTGGCGTAAAGAGATTATCCGTACCCATgtgaaaatattatattaatgaatAATTAGATATTACTATTGTTGCCTTGtgaatctttataaaattatttgtacTTGAAAGTTTGTAatcacaaatattttttataaaaggaacATGGAGATATGTTATTTATCAATACAGCGTCTTATGATATTCCGATAtttcttttatgaattatgatttgctcATTTGAAAAGACTCTAAGagaaattttgatagttttcacaacttataaaattttaatgtttATGATGagaaattcaacttaaaaaaattaaattacgtgtccaaataaattttttttagatgaCTTTCACCAAACAAACTAGAACTCATTAAGGACATAGAAATCTCATCCACCTTATCTCATCTTTTGTAAAAATATGTAAAGTAGcctgttttttaaaaatttgaatgtgTAGTTTCATTTCTTACTTCTCAAGCCTAATTACTCACTAATCTGATTGGTTTTACAATACTTTACaaattcattttaaattttatgtttttttataagATATTTTCAAGTGTAGTGGCCTCTGCTGAAGCTTGTAGAATGTGTAGTTTTGCATGTTTATTTGGACCGTCTGATTGGGGGAAATATATTAGACTGCTTGTACTTTTTGCAGGACTGATTTTTCGAATAGGAACAAATATATTATATCACTCCTTTTTATCTGTTATATACCCCTCTccattatattttaattgacccccttttatttgtttattttagcaaatttaaaaagttttattaatttttttaattctattttagtattaaataactatataaaataataataatagttaaatttagagtttcaaattaaataacatcaataaaatttgtatattaaaatacatctttaattaatttttttttaaaggatGTATTAGATTAACATAGACCAAATAATATAAAACGGAGGAAGGGTATCATGTCAGTGGAAAAAAGAGAGTAGAAGTTTTTCATAGGAATTAGATGAGTAGTACTAAGAATCTATttagacatgattttttttttccaaaaacaaaaatcaaaataacgTTTGGTGCTacattgaattgattttttgaaGATGGATTTCaccttttaaaaaatgattttgacgAACTTTTCAAGTGATTTTTTTCCACTCACAACACATAtgcattttaaaaattaaatacatGTTCAAacacaattttaattttaaattatttttttcaaatactaCTTTTttctaatattatatttttgtccAAACGCCTACAAAAAAAGAATCAAGAATACGCAGTTTTGGACTACTAAGGAAAGAGAATAACTAAAATCTCTTAAAGCAAATTCAAGtttaaaattcaaaagaaaggaaaaggagAAAAGTGGGGGtatttctatatttatatatatggagTTCAATTTGTGTAAAAATGCTATTGCATacttaaaatatactaaaaataagtGTTCAAactcaagagataatttattatattttgtgtcTGTTTTATCCTTGTTATTAAATATTactcattttttaatatttagaaaACTTATACGAGTAATTAATAAGAATGATATAGtaaataacatttttatttattatttcttaaaagatatgtcaaatcaaatatgaacaaataaagatggacggagggagtatttttttgttattgaaaAAACAAATGTCATTTTTCATAATAATGAGGGTCATTTATGAATGTGAAAAATCCATTAAGGGGGTTATTTCTCAAACACAAAAGGTCAAGGGAAATTTACTCTATAATTAAAGTTGATAATTACAAGTGCCTAACATTTTGTATCTGCAAATTCATGAGGATCACCTACATTTTTTCAAAGGTGTGGCCTTTTCACATACTTTTTTGCAAGTGGTGGAGTATTTATTTCTTGTTGCTCTTACTTTGTTTAGTCTAAGTTATTGAAATTTCACAAAAGGTCATTAAACTTACATGTGAAAACTTTTCAATAATGGGAGGCAGTAAAACTCCAATTCAGTTTGTTTTATTATCACGTTGAAGTATGTCATTATCTTTTCTATGACACTTAAATTGTTAGAAAGAACATAATTTTATGGTATTCAGTAGTATTATTTAATATTCACATAGTATTctaatatgtatttttattactttatttgttttgtttatcTTGTTAttctatgttgttgttgttattttcttttcaattctGATTTGATTACACTATTTTTGAGCAAGAATCTattgaaaacaacctctctatcccGCAAAGATAAGAGTAAGGTTTGCATACATATATCCTATTCCCTCCAAATTCTACTTGTGTGATTAcatgatatgttattgttatcaTTAAACCTACAATATTATTGGAGAAAAATTGTCATCATTCAAGTAATTTTTCTAATAATAAAATCACTTGAGCttttaaaaatttcatgaaatgtGTATTTTGACCATCTCTCAGTGAAAATTGGCCAAAAAATCTCTATTCTAATTTTAAAAACTAGATGGACAAAAACTCCCATCCAAATGAACTACCCCTGAACTGAACCTACcttttaactttttataaatgaactatatattttaagaaaattttaaaactctcacattttctcttaCAAAAACTAAAAGTTCACTCTTTACCTAATATCGAGGCATATAAATTTACTCTTCTAATTCATTTTGAATTTTGCacgtttttaataaaataatattaattaatataaatattttatcataatattcatTTAATTGATGTAGGTCTtcagaaaaaattcaaaaaataagtaaaaatgtTGATGGTAAAAAACAcgaaatataaaataacaagtaatatatatatatatttaatataatagataagtaaaagtgaacTGATAAAGTAATTACAATAGGAACTCCCCGACTAATGTTCatctaaaatgcccttatttttttaatgaaaattagTGAAAGATGATCGATGCTCTGATTAGAAAAATTAGTTTGATGACTTTTTTGCAATAGTACTTTCAGCTCAATGACCTTCTAGGAAATAATGCCATAAAAATAAGGCTATTGACTAGCagagcaataataataataataataatagtaaagtTGTATGCTTTATGTTCATGCTATTTTGTTGGGTAATTGTTTACtgtttctctttgtttgttaaAAATGAATACAACACCGTTATTTTATCAATAGGGAAGCCATGATTTTTAGTAAGAGAATTTAAACGATGAAGAAGTAAGCATAGGAAGAAGCTAATTGAAGTTCACCTAAAATATAGGAATATAGGATAATGCAAAAACTTCAAGAAAGGATTTTATGTGGTTTTTTATTGTTAATTTTCATCttatcatcaaaatatatttatctttacaAGTCATTAACGTAAAAGAAACAATATGCATAATTGCATATGTCCATTTGCAGTCATTAATACATAATGGTAACAGATATTAACCACTACAAACGGAGAAATGCTTACACGCATCATTAGTGTGTCAGTTGATCTTATTACCAtggataaaattaaaattctgaTTTCGTCTCTAAATAATTTTGAGTAAATCCTAATggcatgaaaataatatctatATAATACAAAATAAGTTCAAACTTGCATAAGTTTAATTGTTAAATTAGGTCTTGGGTCTAACTCACATTCCAAATCACAACTTTACCGAGTGCTTAACATCTGGTGCGTGGGTAGTTTTAATTTTCTGGACCCAACATTGGGTAAAATAGGTCCTGCTCCGATACCATGTTAAATTAGGTCTTGAGCCTAGCTCACACCCCAAAAGCTCACTCAAAGGGAGGGGAATTGTCCTAGCCTTATAAGTATTCCACCCATCTCATTAACCACCAATGTGAAATTTTGTCAttctttaatattaatatacaaaaaattgCAAACGACGAGTAAGCACAAAACATTTATATGTTTCTATTTAAACATCGAATGTCATTAAGTATTTAATCTTGAGCCAAAGGTCTATAAAAAATCTCTTTCTACTTCACACAAGAGGAGTAAGGTCAACATACATTTTTACTATTCTATACCTTTTTTAGacattatttataaaatcatactaaatatgttattattatttatatgtcGTAAGTAATTAAGTCGTTTTTTCAGCTAGTCTCTTAATTTGGAAGTGGAGGGGAGAAGAAAAACTAATAAGACTTCGTGAGAGCAATTAATTAAAGTAGTAAAAGTCTTGCTTAGTAGTGAAATTAGTCAATTGTTAATAAAACCAACTAgtggaataaaataaaataaagtatcaAGATTAGTTCCTTGACACGCTGGATAGATGTTCTAACAACTCTTTGGAATAAGGATGTTATGAGATGCCTTCGAATCTTTATGATTTCGTGCCGAATTAGGTCTtcatctttaaattttttattcgaTGAGATTCCAACGATCTGGCGTATTATTTATTGCGCTTTATTTAAAGCAATGTGCGTCATTTGGGGTGATAAAAAAACATCATCAACTTTACAGAAAAATAATTAAGTCAAAATTAAGGAATGTATTAATTAAGGTTTCTATAATGCTTCCATCCACTAAGAACACTATTAGATGACTTACTCCAAACATAATCGATCTACGTTGCAACCACATCTGCTTTAaaagcaaataaaataaaataaaaaagaaaaaaaagagagagaatgaAACTTgatattgagttttaaaaatcaaatcatGTACCACAATAAGCATATATTTGGACATTCAATAGGAAGTCTGATTTTATATCGGCATTTGAACATGCAAGTTGagattaaaatttcaaatctcaaattctctAAAAGCATGATTTGAGattcaaatcaagattttaaaattttaatacgTAAAATTTGactcataaa
This window encodes:
- the LOC129884778 gene encoding zinc finger protein ZAT9-like, with the translated sequence MEKHKTCKLCSRKFANGRALGGHMRSHMMNLHIEEKKINDETESIPSSSWYSEEEGKILNLDDAVVADDGDGDESVVVLPDKESETESSKNPTRFKRSKRVRKSRKPNFVKITEYYSSVVETEPVSSISENSPEEDVAHCLMMLSRDKWIKKEQADCYSDDDDDEEDEEFKEENSEDSAEGVQVKVTTKTRGRGKYRCETCNKVFRSYQALGGHRASHKKIKVSNEVVESGRNNNVVVEEKIHECPVCCRVFSSGQALGGHKRSHTIGAAVTTSVNVLPPPPPPATDVSSTKLELSRTGGTSLIDLNFPPPMEDDDEIISQVEVSAVSDAEFVNPIKNQR